From one Acidobacteriota bacterium genomic stretch:
- a CDS encoding helicase-related protein: MESLLRRAVPNDQHIRVARRAAMDEAPYQLEPTRQALRQSRQRILIADDVGLGKTIEAGVLVSELVARGRGQRILVVAVKSMLTQFQKEFWNRFTIPLTRLDSVGIQRVRRRIPSNHNPFHYYDKSIISIDTLKQDREYRTYVENAWWDIIVIDEAHNVAERGSRSLRSQLAKRLAKRSDTLIMLSATPHDGKARSFASLMNMLDPTAIGDPDNFTQEDFQDQGLVIRRFKKDVREQVKRSFRDRKIFRNRFQHSALEEVANQALLELCVRGKVAGGRRHLFSVTLEKALFSSHVACLETVKRRRKQLEREMDDLPDPQRRAAIKRELEGIDALSDALEAIRPVHFAKYQALLRAIRGGEPFRWKSRDKRDRLVVFSERIATLKWLRERLIADLKLRPNQIALLHGGLSDTDQQEMVEAFGNETTPLRLLLASDVASEGINLHHQCHRLIHFDIPWSLMVFAQRNGRVDRYGQRRDPQIVYLLAESTNPTIQGDARVLEVLIEKDEQAHRNIGDPSIFMNQYDVEGEEGVTRRAIVVGESAEAFDSRLTPETNEGDELMALFLGTAPTTEEETIDDRIPLGHHRRRDGKGRTGLADDSTPESLFASDLEYVEAALEHLREEHPELDPRVDRVSQTLTLDAPPDLQARFRQAPPEIRPPSWRFVLTADQEAMEVQIAESRRQESHWPQVHYLWRLNPVLLWLNDRMLGSFGRHEAPVLAGVPGLDLGEAVFVLAGHVANRKGQPLVSDWIAVPFRGIEATDVEPFAEYAKNIGLGHTLFANVGADVDVEQLKTVLPEAVELAQMWVGDEARQFGMRMEAERDKKLKALAALETRRREQIKSKWHNSRQLPFGGVVNWRAKNKLQEVEKAFADYCRWVEDTMTIAGAPQVSVVAVLTGKGSIE; encoded by the coding sequence ATGGAGAGCCTTCTGCGCCGCGCGGTGCCCAACGACCAGCACATTCGGGTAGCCCGTCGCGCCGCCATGGACGAGGCGCCGTACCAGCTGGAGCCGACCCGCCAAGCGTTGCGGCAGTCGCGTCAGAGGATCCTGATAGCCGACGACGTAGGCCTCGGCAAGACCATCGAAGCAGGCGTTCTAGTGAGCGAACTTGTTGCCCGCGGACGGGGTCAGCGCATCCTGGTGGTTGCTGTCAAGAGCATGCTGACGCAGTTCCAGAAAGAGTTCTGGAACCGGTTCACGATCCCGCTGACCCGATTGGACTCGGTGGGTATCCAGCGGGTACGGCGCCGGATCCCGTCGAACCACAACCCGTTTCATTACTACGACAAGTCGATCATCTCGATCGACACCCTCAAGCAGGACCGAGAGTACCGGACCTATGTGGAGAACGCCTGGTGGGACATCATCGTGATTGACGAGGCCCACAACGTGGCGGAACGAGGTTCGCGTTCGTTGCGCAGTCAGCTCGCCAAGCGGCTGGCCAAGCGGTCCGACACGCTCATCATGCTGTCGGCCACGCCCCACGACGGGAAGGCGCGCAGCTTCGCCAGCCTGATGAACATGCTTGACCCGACCGCTATCGGGGATCCGGACAACTTCACGCAGGAGGACTTCCAAGACCAGGGCCTCGTGATCCGTCGCTTCAAGAAGGATGTGCGTGAGCAGGTGAAACGGTCGTTTCGGGACCGCAAGATCTTCCGCAATCGGTTCCAGCACTCCGCCTTGGAGGAGGTCGCCAACCAAGCCCTATTGGAGCTCTGCGTACGAGGTAAGGTCGCGGGCGGGAGGCGGCATCTTTTCTCCGTGACACTTGAAAAGGCCCTGTTCTCAAGCCACGTCGCCTGCCTGGAGACCGTGAAACGGCGTCGGAAGCAGCTTGAGCGGGAGATGGACGATCTGCCCGATCCGCAACGCCGAGCCGCCATCAAACGTGAGCTTGAGGGGATCGACGCACTTTCCGACGCGCTCGAAGCGATCCGGCCTGTCCACTTCGCCAAGTACCAGGCGTTGCTTCGGGCCATTCGGGGAGGCGAGCCCTTCCGCTGGAAGTCCCGCGACAAGCGTGATCGACTGGTCGTCTTCAGCGAGCGCATCGCGACGCTCAAGTGGCTTCGGGAACGTCTAATCGCCGATCTGAAACTCCGGCCAAATCAGATTGCCCTTCTTCACGGTGGCCTATCGGACACCGATCAGCAGGAGATGGTCGAGGCGTTCGGCAACGAGACCACGCCGCTCCGGCTCCTTCTTGCGTCGGATGTGGCTTCTGAAGGGATCAACTTGCACCATCAGTGTCACCGCCTGATCCACTTCGACATTCCGTGGTCGCTCATGGTGTTTGCGCAGCGGAATGGGCGGGTGGACCGCTACGGTCAGCGCCGCGACCCGCAGATCGTCTACCTGCTGGCGGAGAGCACTAATCCGACGATTCAAGGCGACGCGCGGGTTCTGGAGGTGCTGATCGAGAAAGACGAGCAGGCTCACCGAAATATCGGGGACCCGTCGATTTTCATGAATCAGTACGACGTCGAGGGTGAAGAGGGCGTGACCCGCCGTGCCATCGTGGTTGGCGAAAGCGCCGAGGCCTTTGACAGCCGCCTCACACCCGAGACGAACGAGGGGGACGAGTTGATGGCCCTGTTCTTGGGGACGGCGCCGACAACTGAGGAGGAGACGATCGACGACCGAATCCCTTTGGGGCATCACCGCAGACGGGACGGGAAAGGACGGACGGGGCTGGCCGACGATTCCACGCCCGAGTCGCTGTTTGCCAGCGACCTGGAGTATGTCGAAGCGGCGCTCGAACACCTCAGGGAGGAACATCCGGAGCTTGACCCACGTGTTGACCGCGTATCGCAGACACTGACTCTGGATGCACCGCCCGATCTACAAGCACGATTCCGGCAGGCACCGCCAGAGATCCGGCCGCCGTCTTGGCGCTTCGTGCTGACTGCCGATCAGGAGGCTATGGAAGTCCAGATCGCCGAGAGTCGGCGCCAGGAGTCGCACTGGCCGCAGGTTCACTACCTGTGGCGACTGAACCCCGTCTTGCTGTGGTTGAACGACCGCATGCTCGGCTCGTTCGGGAGGCACGAGGCCCCGGTTCTTGCCGGTGTCCCAGGGTTGGATCTAGGCGAGGCCGTATTCGTCTTGGCGGGACACGTCGCCAACCGGAAGGGGCAGCCCCTCGTGTCGGATTGGATTGCAGTCCCGTTCCGAGGAATCGAAGCGACGGATGTGGAGCCGTTCGCCGAATACGCAAAGAACATTGGGCTGGGCCACACGCTATTCGCGAATGTGGGGGCCGATGTGGACGTAGAGCAGTTGAAGACCGTTCTCCCCGAGGCGGTGGAGCTTGCCCAGATGTGGGTGGGAGACGAAGCGCGTCAGTTCGGGATGCGTATGGAAGCCGAGCGCGACAAGAAGCTCAAG
- a CDS encoding sigma-70 family RNA polymerase sigma factor, which translates to MRSVLDSYQGPLVRYAAHLTGDLDLARDVVQDTFLRLWKQKRGKVEGHLAQWLFTVCRNRALDLLRKENRMTRMTGTGNLEPASTAPGPAQLLERRETLSRVLLALESLPPREQEVLRLKFQNGLSYREIASTVGISVSNVGYLIHTAVKKVRAELEKRSEPAATASRKVR; encoded by the coding sequence ATGCGATCCGTTCTGGACTCATATCAGGGCCCGCTGGTCCGATACGCCGCGCACCTCACCGGTGACCTGGACCTAGCCCGGGACGTGGTCCAGGACACTTTCTTGCGCCTCTGGAAACAGAAAAGGGGAAAGGTGGAGGGGCACCTGGCCCAGTGGCTCTTTACGGTGTGCCGGAACCGGGCTCTGGACCTGCTACGCAAGGAGAACCGGATGACCCGGATGACGGGGACCGGAAACCTGGAACCGGCCAGCACCGCGCCCGGGCCGGCCCAGTTGCTGGAGCGCCGGGAGACCCTGAGCCGCGTGCTTCTGGCCTTGGAGAGCCTGCCCCCCAGAGAGCAGGAGGTGTTGCGGCTGAAGTTCCAGAACGGCCTCAGCTACCGGGAGATCGCCTCCACCGTCGGCATTTCGGTGAGCAACGTCGGTTACCTCATCCATACCGCCGTGAAAAAGGTGCGCGCCGAGCTGGAGAAGCGCTCCGAGCCGGCCGCTACAGCATCGAGGAAGGTCCGATGA